Proteins from a single region of Aureibacter tunicatorum:
- the folK gene encoding 2-amino-4-hydroxy-6-hydroxymethyldihydropteridine diphosphokinase, with translation MINGAYLLLGSNLGDKRAMLCQAIEKLSQQLEIVSKSSLYETDAWGIEDQPSFYNCVLHVKSRLQPQNLLQLCLEIEKELGRKRIVKWGERIIDIDILYYNDVILDEPELKIPHPYIQERMFTLIPMAELAPDFVHPVFGLTQKELIAECPDTLEVRRVEW, from the coding sequence ATGATAAATGGCGCATATCTGTTGCTGGGAAGTAATTTGGGGGATAAAAGGGCAATGCTTTGCCAAGCGATAGAAAAGTTATCCCAACAATTAGAGATTGTAAGCAAGTCATCACTGTATGAAACAGATGCCTGGGGTATTGAAGATCAACCATCATTTTACAATTGCGTGTTGCATGTCAAATCTAGATTGCAACCTCAAAATTTGCTCCAATTATGTTTGGAAATCGAAAAAGAATTGGGGAGAAAGAGAATAGTTAAATGGGGAGAGAGAATAATCGATATTGATATTCTATATTATAATGATGTGATTTTGGACGAGCCTGAGCTAAAAATACCTCATCCTTATATTCAAGAGCGGATGTTTACTCTGATACCGATGGCGGAATTGGCTCCGGACTTTGTGCATCCTGTCTTTGGATTGACTCAGAAGGAGTTGATTGCCGAATGTCCTGATACTTTGGAAGTCAGAAGAGTCGAATGGTAA
- a CDS encoding lipid A-modifier LpxR family protein produces MFSFFKERIITLISVSLLALTASLSLNGQNKYHNEITITSDNDNYDFIRKDRYYTFGQSIGYNKLLSEQNKLKSIISFKLGVEAYTPYSKLYRKKRNYDRPYAGFSYLSVNYSQALSKKLVSIGLKLGAIGKHSYAENIQIATHALFGVHQPVGWHTQINNHVGLNIQGSISNELFRKSKVMIFNEINAEFGLLQNHIDVSPGVIIGRMEGLHNSSYFGTSLGANKDDFIESYWSFQIKGKLQFYDATINGSFYDDDSYLTRSPSQFVFKLKTGYTYSRNFISMSFLWTFQTPETNASEFHTYGSIRVKFRF; encoded by the coding sequence ATGTTTAGCTTCTTTAAAGAAAGAATAATCACACTCATTTCAGTTTCTCTGCTGGCATTAACTGCATCATTAAGCCTTAATGGCCAAAATAAATATCATAATGAAATCACGATAACCTCTGACAATGACAATTACGACTTTATCCGTAAGGATCGATATTACACTTTTGGCCAATCCATAGGGTACAACAAACTTTTATCCGAGCAAAACAAGCTTAAATCAATTATTTCATTCAAACTGGGCGTCGAAGCGTATACCCCCTACAGCAAGTTGTACAGAAAAAAAAGAAATTACGACCGTCCATACGCAGGTTTTTCTTATTTATCAGTCAATTATTCTCAAGCTCTAAGCAAAAAGCTTGTCAGCATTGGCTTAAAGCTAGGAGCTATCGGAAAGCATTCATATGCGGAAAACATTCAAATCGCCACTCACGCTTTATTCGGCGTTCATCAACCTGTCGGTTGGCATACACAAATTAACAATCATGTAGGCCTAAATATTCAAGGATCTATTTCCAACGAATTGTTTCGCAAATCCAAGGTAATGATATTCAACGAAATCAACGCTGAGTTCGGGCTGTTGCAAAATCATATTGACGTTTCTCCAGGCGTTATCATCGGCCGAATGGAAGGGCTTCATAACTCCTCCTACTTCGGCACATCGCTAGGCGCCAACAAAGATGACTTCATTGAATCGTATTGGTCTTTCCAGATCAAAGGAAAGTTGCAATTTTATGACGCTACTATCAATGGATCGTTCTATGATGACGATAGTTACCTCACACGTTCTCCTTCCCAATTTGTATTCAAATTGAAAACAGGCTATACTTATTCCCGAAATTTTATCTCTATGAGCTTTTTATGGACCTTCCAAACACCTGAGACAAATGCAAGCGAATTCCATACATATGGAAGCATTCGTGTTAAATTCAGATTTTAA
- a CDS encoding 1-acyl-sn-glycerol-3-phosphate acyltransferase produces the protein MTKKLDVQATRSRTKKYEPILPGTKDWPVVWMAKHRKEFVEQVIEESFSHILSLKPNVIDLIEELELTLFKEKTRITQNPWVVDPEDEKAFWSGIKKQLIGVSKSEIEPGGADEKVAKQVLKAIVGRYAEEVAGNFKPSHYKMTRSLVTFGLTRFLNGARLKGIDRFFKSELSLMDKIQIVGEVDDLRKLAKLGTIVMVPTHFSNLDSVLIGWVISTLGLPPLIYGAGLNLFNIQIFAYFMNSLGAYKVDRRKKNLIYIETLKMYSSLAIRKGIHSLFFPGGTRSRSGKIEDRLKLGLLGTAIEAQRKNIQEKGEDAEKVFVVPMTLNYNFVLEAPSLIDDYLKIKGQERYYAESDEFSSSAKILNFIFKFMTKGGNISVSIGKPMDLFGNYVNGEGQSFDKYGRELKVYDYFRDIEGNVTTDLQREKEYTKMLAGKIVHEFHRINRVSASHLASFTAFYMLRKRHKKLDLYNFLRLSDEDLVINNDEFKATFKKMRDVVYETYKAGKIDIANHLTGDLDEVIEMGLKNCGMYHPKLPLVRNRQNNITTEDVKTLYYYSNRLKGYGFEKYI, from the coding sequence ATGACGAAAAAATTGGATGTTCAGGCTACCCGTAGCCGAACCAAGAAATATGAGCCTATTCTGCCGGGGACCAAAGACTGGCCGGTGGTATGGATGGCTAAGCATAGAAAAGAATTTGTTGAGCAAGTAATAGAGGAGAGTTTTAGCCACATATTGTCTCTAAAACCTAATGTCATAGACTTGATTGAGGAGTTGGAGTTGACCTTATTCAAGGAAAAAACGAGAATAACGCAAAATCCATGGGTGGTTGACCCTGAAGACGAGAAGGCGTTTTGGTCCGGGATAAAGAAGCAGTTAATTGGCGTTTCAAAATCGGAAATAGAGCCGGGAGGGGCTGACGAGAAAGTTGCCAAGCAAGTTTTGAAGGCAATAGTTGGCAGATACGCAGAAGAGGTCGCTGGGAATTTCAAGCCAAGCCATTACAAGATGACGAGAAGTTTGGTCACGTTTGGCTTGACAAGATTTTTGAATGGAGCAAGACTTAAAGGTATCGATAGATTCTTCAAAAGCGAGTTGTCCTTGATGGATAAGATTCAAATCGTCGGAGAAGTGGATGATTTGAGAAAATTAGCAAAATTGGGAACCATCGTGATGGTGCCAACGCACTTTAGCAATCTTGATTCTGTTTTGATCGGCTGGGTTATAAGCACCTTGGGACTGCCTCCTTTGATTTACGGGGCTGGCTTGAATTTATTCAATATCCAGATTTTCGCTTATTTCATGAATAGCTTGGGAGCCTACAAAGTTGATCGCAGAAAGAAAAATTTGATTTATATTGAAACGCTTAAAATGTATTCCAGCTTAGCTATACGCAAAGGAATACATAGCTTGTTTTTCCCTGGGGGAACTAGATCCAGGTCAGGTAAAATCGAGGATAGGTTGAAGTTGGGATTGTTGGGGACAGCTATTGAAGCGCAAAGAAAGAATATTCAAGAGAAAGGCGAAGATGCTGAAAAAGTATTCGTGGTCCCTATGACATTGAACTATAACTTTGTATTGGAAGCTCCAAGCTTGATAGACGATTACTTGAAAATCAAAGGGCAAGAGCGTTACTATGCTGAAAGCGATGAGTTTTCTTCTTCAGCTAAGATTTTGAATTTTATATTCAAGTTCATGACTAAAGGTGGAAATATATCTGTTTCGATCGGCAAGCCTATGGATTTATTTGGCAATTATGTCAATGGAGAAGGCCAAAGCTTCGACAAGTATGGAAGAGAGCTTAAAGTCTATGATTACTTTCGCGATATTGAAGGCAATGTGACTACAGATCTTCAAAGAGAAAAGGAGTACACCAAAATGTTGGCAGGGAAAATTGTTCATGAGTTCCATCGAATAAACAGGGTTTCCGCGAGCCATTTGGCTTCTTTCACAGCTTTTTATATGTTGAGGAAAAGACATAAAAAGCTTGATTTGTATAACTTCTTGCGCTTAAGCGACGAGGACTTGGTGATCAATAACGATGAGTTTAAAGCTACTTTCAAAAAAATGAGAGATGTCGTATATGAAACCTACAAGGCGGGAAAAATAGATATAGCCAATCACTTGACGGGAGACTTGGATGAAGTGATAGAAATGGGATTGAAAAATTGTGGAATGTATCATCCTAAATTGCCGCTCGTAAGGAATAGGCAAAATAACATCACAACAGAGGATGTTAAAACTTTGTATTATTACAGCAACAGGTTGAAAGGTTATGGATTTGAAAAATATATCTGA
- a CDS encoding NAD(P)H-dependent glycerol-3-phosphate dehydrogenase: MDLKNISDNEYVGVIGAGSFGLVIATILSENSNVLIYARRQEVVDEINQKRHFNGIDLGENITAISDLEMLASKCRVIFPIVPSSNFREMMRELAPFLYPYHIMIHGTKGLDHSGGMAEGEGSVLYANKKFTRDNVKTMSEVIKEESSVVRIGCLSGPNLAKELADKQPAATVVASSFDEVILEGQRLLRNDRFMVYGSKDLIGVELTGVLKNILAIASGMLSGLGYGENAKGLLISRGLVEMIYVGKVLGGNMEAFIGLAGIGDIVTTCSSKLSRNYTVGYRLAQGESVQEIIGTMDEVAEGVNTIEIVKHLAENYPIRVPITEALYKVIKGERSVADALKLLMKLPFYKDIDFM, from the coding sequence ATGGATTTGAAAAATATATCTGACAATGAATATGTCGGAGTTATCGGGGCTGGGAGTTTTGGCTTGGTGATAGCTACGATTTTGTCGGAAAACAGCAATGTATTGATTTACGCTCGACGTCAAGAAGTTGTCGATGAGATTAATCAAAAGCGACATTTTAATGGAATAGATTTAGGAGAGAATATCACAGCGATTTCTGATTTGGAGATGCTTGCAAGCAAATGCAGGGTGATTTTTCCTATTGTGCCCTCATCTAATTTTAGAGAGATGATGCGAGAGCTTGCTCCATTTCTTTATCCTTATCACATAATGATTCATGGCACTAAAGGCCTTGATCATTCGGGAGGTATGGCAGAAGGTGAAGGATCAGTATTGTATGCCAATAAAAAGTTCACTCGCGACAATGTGAAGACCATGAGCGAAGTGATCAAAGAGGAAAGCTCTGTGGTGAGAATAGGTTGTTTGTCAGGTCCGAACCTAGCGAAAGAGTTGGCGGATAAGCAACCAGCAGCGACTGTGGTAGCCAGTTCTTTTGACGAAGTTATCTTGGAAGGTCAAAGATTGCTTAGAAACGATCGTTTTATGGTTTATGGTTCTAAGGACTTGATAGGCGTTGAACTGACAGGAGTGCTTAAGAATATTTTGGCGATAGCCTCCGGTATGCTTAGCGGTCTTGGGTATGGTGAGAATGCCAAGGGCTTATTGATCAGTCGTGGTTTGGTAGAAATGATCTACGTTGGCAAAGTGCTTGGTGGAAATATGGAAGCTTTTATAGGCTTGGCAGGCATTGGAGATATTGTAACGACTTGCTCTAGCAAGCTTAGCAGGAATTATACAGTTGGCTATCGATTAGCGCAGGGTGAAAGTGTGCAAGAAATTATTGGAACGATGGATGAGGTAGCCGAGGGTGTCAATACAATTGAGATTGTCAAGCATCTGGCTGAAAACTATCCAATCAGAGTTCCTATAACCGAGGCGCTTTATAAAGTGATTAAGGGAGAACGTTCAGTCGCGGATGCGTTGAAATTGTTGATGAAGCTTCCGTTTTACAAGGATATAGATTTTATGTAA
- the ung gene encoding uracil-DNA glycosylase, translating into MSGLEFSVRESWEKVLQEEFEKDYFESLQSFLDDEYRNEVIYPPRDLVFNAFNHCDFDDLKVVILGQDPYHGPGQANGLSFSVCDGVKFPPSLRNIFKEVNEDVLAPIPLMGSLERWADQGVLLLNTVMTVRASKPASHKGKGWEQFTDAVIQKISSESENVVFMLWGKPAQSKASMIDNKKHMILEAVHPSPLSAYRGFFGCKHFSKANDYLKSKGIKEVEW; encoded by the coding sequence ATGAGTGGTCTTGAGTTCAGTGTAAGAGAATCATGGGAAAAAGTTCTTCAAGAAGAATTTGAAAAGGATTATTTTGAAAGCTTGCAATCTTTTTTGGACGATGAATATAGAAACGAAGTGATTTATCCGCCTAGAGACTTGGTCTTTAACGCGTTTAATCACTGCGATTTTGATGACTTGAAAGTCGTCATATTAGGACAAGACCCTTATCACGGCCCTGGGCAAGCAAATGGCTTGAGTTTTTCAGTATGCGATGGTGTAAAATTCCCTCCAAGCCTTAGAAATATTTTTAAAGAAGTTAATGAAGATGTGCTAGCTCCAATACCATTAATGGGGAGTTTGGAACGGTGGGCTGATCAAGGTGTTTTATTGTTGAATACGGTGATGACGGTTAGAGCTTCCAAGCCTGCTTCGCATAAAGGCAAAGGATGGGAACAGTTCACCGATGCTGTTATTCAGAAAATATCAAGTGAATCTGAGAATGTCGTGTTTATGCTTTGGGGAAAGCCTGCTCAAAGCAAAGCTTCTATGATTGATAATAAAAAGCATATGATATTGGAGGCTGTGCATCCTTCTCCATTATCCGCGTATAGAGGATTCTTCGGTTGCAAGCATTTTTCAAAAGCCAATGATTATTTGAAAAGCAAAGGAATAAAGGAAGTGGAATGGTAA
- a CDS encoding PKD domain-containing protein: protein MRIVFCSILLSMFLFSCKKVVNDIVDCALAPYGARFDYHVVNPENFPQYVQFKYINIDSTRKLSFHWDFGNGMEGDEENPLELYEESGIYKVRLSVTGTVGGEPCTKSEEMDIELK, encoded by the coding sequence ATGCGTATAGTTTTTTGTTCTATTTTGCTGTCGATGTTTTTGTTTTCTTGCAAAAAAGTAGTTAATGATATTGTTGATTGCGCATTGGCTCCATATGGGGCTAGGTTTGACTATCATGTAGTCAATCCGGAAAATTTTCCTCAATATGTTCAGTTCAAGTATATCAATATTGACAGTACTCGAAAATTAAGCTTCCATTGGGACTTTGGAAATGGCATGGAAGGAGACGAAGAAAACCCCCTTGAATTGTATGAAGAGTCAGGTATTTATAAAGTTAGGCTTAGTGTTACAGGTACTGTGGGGGGAGAGCCATGCACGAAAAGCGAGGAAATGGATATTGAGTTAAAATAG
- a CDS encoding DUF5106 domain-containing protein produces MIKRALLMLVVMVVSFQSAMAQHEEHYKISIKIENFADSVLYLGYHKWDKQYLLDTIQHTSPSKAMVFEGERKLPNGIYFIYSPSHYVEFVLGNEKREFAFETDTTSIQGNLKVTGSKENEMFISYQRFIGEKTKEVQALNQELKTLEGDENAQKEVKDKIEVLNGMVAEKQDELLENHSDMVVSKLIAGSNRPKIPENIEDRKAKFEYYKTHFFDGVDLSDSTLLYSPILKPRLDEYVQKLTMQVPDSVTKAISFILDQAIANDEMFRYLLVTYTQEYERTPMMGMEKVFIDLSERYYLEGKAYWADEEVLKKVAERVDQMKPNMIGEIAPELHLLDSSLTEPIFLENITSKYVVLYFYDPDCGHCKKETPKLLEEYHEHLREKDVEVLAVTTVTDMDKWKEYIKKLDLDWINAADPYINSNFRYEYDIRSTPMKYVLDKDRKIVGRRIGIEQIKDLVDFLDKKDAELN; encoded by the coding sequence ATGATCAAGAGAGCATTGTTGATGTTAGTAGTGATGGTTGTTTCCTTTCAAAGTGCCATGGCTCAACATGAAGAACATTATAAAATTTCCATTAAGATCGAAAATTTTGCCGATAGCGTATTGTACTTAGGTTATCATAAGTGGGATAAGCAGTACTTATTGGATACTATCCAGCACACAAGCCCAAGCAAAGCGATGGTGTTTGAAGGGGAAAGAAAACTGCCTAATGGAATTTATTTTATTTATAGTCCAAGTCATTATGTGGAGTTCGTCTTGGGTAACGAAAAAAGGGAATTTGCGTTTGAAACGGATACGACATCCATTCAAGGCAATTTAAAGGTCACAGGCTCGAAGGAAAACGAGATGTTTATTAGTTATCAGAGGTTTATCGGAGAGAAGACCAAAGAAGTGCAAGCGCTTAACCAAGAATTGAAAACTCTCGAAGGTGACGAAAATGCTCAAAAAGAAGTCAAGGATAAAATAGAAGTCCTTAACGGTATGGTCGCAGAAAAGCAAGATGAATTGCTTGAGAATCATTCAGACATGGTTGTAAGCAAATTAATCGCAGGTTCGAATAGACCCAAAATTCCGGAAAACATAGAAGATCGAAAAGCTAAATTCGAGTATTACAAAACACATTTTTTCGATGGAGTGGACTTGTCAGACTCCACGTTATTGTATTCACCGATTTTGAAGCCGAGACTGGATGAATATGTGCAAAAACTTACCATGCAAGTGCCTGATTCAGTGACTAAGGCGATAAGCTTTATTCTTGATCAGGCTATTGCCAATGATGAGATGTTCAGGTATTTATTGGTGACATACACGCAAGAGTATGAGCGTACGCCAATGATGGGTATGGAGAAGGTTTTTATAGATTTGTCCGAGCGTTATTATTTGGAAGGCAAGGCGTATTGGGCAGATGAAGAGGTATTGAAAAAAGTAGCGGAAAGAGTGGATCAGATGAAGCCCAATATGATTGGCGAGATTGCTCCAGAGTTGCACCTTTTGGATTCATCCCTTACAGAGCCGATCTTTTTGGAAAATATTACCAGCAAGTATGTGGTTCTTTATTTCTATGATCCTGATTGCGGACATTGCAAAAAAGAAACGCCCAAATTGTTGGAAGAGTATCATGAGCACTTGAGGGAAAAAGATGTAGAAGTGCTGGCTGTGACAACGGTAACAGACATGGACAAATGGAAAGAGTATATTAAAAAGCTTGATCTTGACTGGATAAACGCCGCGGACCCATATATCAACAGCAACTTTAGGTATGAATATGATATCAGATCAACGCCTATGAAATATGTGTTGGACAAGGATAGAAAGATCGTTGGCAGAAGAATTGGCATCGAACAGATTAAAGATTTAGTGGATTTTTTGGATAAGAAGGATGCAGAGTTGAATTAA
- a CDS encoding BamA/TamA family outer membrane protein, translated as MNLKVNVAALVAIIAVFFCVSNINLVKAAELDTLATDSVKAKRNLRFSMLGGPGYSPDFGFLIGGSALFTFSTNPADTALKRSVVPVAFAYMANGGGSAIIRPQLFFNHDRFRIFGQISAKNTIENYYGIGYANNSEIEKGETTTEYRNIGYRFNPVLLFRYKKTDLFLGGSIDISQQNITEPSQGVMNDPVYIAQGGDSTGLKFFNVGLGVNFNYDTRDVPANAYSGMLLEFSATYYSKSFGGESDYGVYNFNYRQFKELKFLGERKVLAWMLKGQFTSGDVPLTEYAPIGSPFDLRGYYMGQYRDSNSMAGVVEYRHMFNMGDETWLRRLGSKMGFAAWCGLGSIGPDMSNWSPLLPNYGVGIRIEVQPRMNFRMDIGKDPINNQTLLYFNMTEAF; from the coding sequence ATGAACTTAAAGGTTAATGTTGCTGCTTTAGTAGCGATAATCGCTGTATTTTTTTGTGTGTCAAATATAAATTTGGTTAAAGCGGCTGAACTAGATACTTTGGCTACTGATTCAGTTAAAGCGAAGAGAAATCTGCGTTTTAGTATGCTGGGAGGACCGGGATATTCACCGGATTTCGGTTTTTTGATTGGAGGTAGTGCTTTGTTTACTTTTTCAACTAATCCTGCGGATACTGCATTGAAGAGATCTGTCGTGCCTGTCGCTTTTGCTTATATGGCAAATGGAGGTGGTAGTGCGATCATTAGGCCCCAGCTTTTTTTCAACCATGATCGATTTAGAATTTTTGGTCAAATAAGCGCGAAGAATACTATAGAAAATTATTATGGTATTGGCTACGCTAATAATTCCGAGATTGAAAAAGGCGAAACGACCACGGAATATAGAAATATAGGTTACAGATTTAATCCAGTGTTGTTATTCAGGTACAAGAAGACAGATTTATTCTTAGGAGGGTCAATAGATATTTCACAACAAAATATCACGGAGCCAAGCCAAGGAGTGATGAATGATCCTGTTTATATTGCCCAAGGAGGTGATAGCACTGGCCTTAAGTTTTTCAATGTCGGTTTAGGCGTTAATTTTAATTATGATACCAGAGACGTCCCGGCCAATGCTTATAGTGGAATGTTGTTGGAGTTCAGCGCTACATATTACTCCAAGAGTTTTGGAGGCGAGAGCGATTATGGGGTTTATAATTTCAATTATAGACAGTTTAAGGAGTTGAAGTTTTTGGGAGAAAGAAAAGTATTGGCATGGATGTTAAAAGGACAATTCACATCCGGAGATGTGCCTTTGACAGAATATGCTCCAATAGGTTCTCCATTTGATTTGAGGGGTTATTATATGGGGCAATATCGTGACAGCAACTCCATGGCAGGAGTCGTTGAATACAGGCACATGTTCAATATGGGCGATGAAACGTGGTTGAGAAGGTTGGGATCGAAAATGGGATTCGCCGCTTGGTGTGGCTTGGGGTCGATAGGGCCTGATATGTCCAATTGGTCTCCATTGTTGCCGAATTATGGCGTTGGAATACGTATAGAAGTTCAGCCTAGAATGAACTTTAGAATGGATATAGGAAAAGACCCAATAAACAATCAAACATTATTATATTTCAATATGACTGAAGCCTTTTAA
- the rlmF gene encoding 23S rRNA (adenine(1618)-N(6))-methyltransferase RlmF produces the protein MTNKPKQSSNSEKFHKRNIHRFGYDFSKLTEASPELKDFLVKLPGNRLSINFSDPQAVVALNKALLKYHYKLEFWDLPKGYLCPPIPGRADYLYYVSDLLDEKTIEGESRKKVKGLDIGAGASLIYPILGNKLFDWNFVASETNVKALKAAQAIVKSNKGLRNKIQLRRQNDLNHVFKGIIGPEDRFDFTICNPPFYKSEKEAKEANMRKASNLSKGKLSANYNFGGGDHELWCKGGELAFIQKMIEESAEFAQQCKWFTSLVSQKENVKKLEHILKWNKVKSYRFVEMKQGQKVSRFVAWTFM, from the coding sequence ATGACGAATAAGCCTAAACAATCCTCAAATTCAGAAAAATTTCACAAACGTAATATTCACAGATTTGGCTATGACTTTTCCAAGTTGACAGAAGCTTCGCCTGAGCTTAAGGATTTTTTGGTTAAGCTGCCTGGAAATAGGCTGTCCATCAATTTTTCAGACCCGCAAGCAGTTGTCGCTCTAAATAAAGCGTTGTTGAAATACCATTACAAGCTTGAGTTTTGGGATTTGCCTAAAGGGTATTTGTGTCCTCCCATTCCAGGACGAGCCGATTATTTATATTATGTTTCTGACTTGCTTGATGAGAAAACGATAGAAGGTGAATCGAGAAAGAAAGTCAAAGGCTTGGATATAGGAGCTGGAGCTAGCTTGATTTATCCAATATTGGGTAATAAATTGTTTGACTGGAATTTTGTAGCTAGCGAGACAAATGTAAAAGCCTTGAAAGCCGCGCAAGCCATTGTTAAATCGAATAAAGGCTTGCGAAATAAGATCCAATTGAGAAGACAAAATGATTTGAATCACGTGTTTAAGGGAATTATTGGACCTGAGGATCGCTTTGATTTTACGATTTGCAATCCGCCTTTTTATAAATCTGAAAAGGAAGCAAAAGAAGCTAACATGCGAAAAGCAAGCAATTTGAGCAAAGGCAAATTATCTGCAAATTACAACTTTGGCGGAGGTGACCATGAGCTGTGGTGCAAGGGTGGTGAATTAGCGTTTATCCAGAAGATGATTGAGGAGAGCGCTGAGTTTGCTCAGCAATGCAAATGGTTTACATCGCTAGTGTCACAAAAGGAAAACGTCAAGAAATTAGAGCATATTCTTAAATGGAACAAGGTCAAGTCATATCGTTTTGTTGAGATGAAGCAAGGGCAAAAGGTTAGCAGGTTCGTAGCTTGGACTTTTATGTAA